The following proteins are encoded in a genomic region of Mycolicibacterium confluentis:
- a CDS encoding dihydrofolate reductase family protein — protein sequence MAQLLKVQNFNVSRDGFGAGEHQSLARPFGHVDPETMFAWAGATASWPNRTEPGGSRGLDDYLTRDFANNIGAEIMGRNKFGPQRGPWLDHEWLGWWGDEPPFHTPVFVMTHHERPSFTLSDTTFHFVDADPAHVLDRAKDAACGRDVRLGGGASIIRSFLDLDLVDTLHVAVSPVEIGSGSRLWESPDELRDRFHVDVVPSPSGVTHYLFWRR from the coding sequence GTGGCACAGCTGCTCAAAGTCCAGAACTTCAATGTCTCTCGGGACGGTTTCGGCGCAGGGGAGCACCAAAGCCTCGCCCGCCCATTCGGCCACGTCGACCCCGAGACGATGTTCGCCTGGGCCGGGGCGACTGCCAGCTGGCCCAACCGCACGGAGCCCGGCGGAAGTCGGGGTCTCGACGACTATCTCACCCGAGACTTCGCCAACAACATCGGCGCTGAGATCATGGGACGCAACAAGTTCGGGCCTCAACGGGGGCCCTGGCTCGACCACGAATGGCTGGGGTGGTGGGGTGACGAACCGCCGTTCCACACCCCGGTGTTCGTGATGACCCATCATGAGCGTCCGTCGTTCACTCTGTCAGACACCACGTTCCACTTCGTCGATGCGGACCCGGCCCACGTTCTCGACCGCGCGAAAGACGCCGCGTGCGGCCGGGATGTACGACTCGGCGGTGGGGCGAGCATCATCCGCTCGTTCCTCGACCTCGACCTCGTCGACACCCTGCACGTCGCGGTCTCGCCGGTCGAGATCGGCTCCGGGTCGCGCCTCTGGGAGTCGCCCGACGAACTTCGCGACCGGTTCCATGTCGATGTGGTCCCGAGCCCCAGCGGAGTCACCCACTACCTGTTCTGGCGGCGGTGA
- a CDS encoding FAD-dependent oxidoreductase produces MTRTESTTCAIAGGGPAGMVLGLLLARAGVKVTVFEKHADFLRDFRGDTVHPVTLRLLEELGLYQEFEAIPHTRMESAEFTVGGRKVTVADFGRLNLPHRYMALVPQWDLLDLLADAAQREPTFTLRLSTKVTGLLWENGVVAGVRYEGPDGAGELRADLTVACDGRTSDVRNAAGLIPREFPVPFDVGWFRIDRIVEAKYQLIPRLSPDLALILIPREGYFQAGCFLPKGGVTQLHARGFDTFRSQVAALVPEASVDRLASWDDVKVLDVRVNRLHRWHRPGLLCIGDAAHAMSPVGGVGVNLAIADAVATARILADPLRRGRVRDEDLRAVQRRRQIPAVVTQAVQRAMHRRLAPVILSGRIPHLPPAVERVAGAVLSRFPGLSKVPAYLVGVGPLPEHAPEFARRSPIERDDDERSTR; encoded by the coding sequence GTGACCCGTACCGAATCGACCACCTGCGCCATCGCGGGAGGCGGCCCCGCCGGGATGGTGCTCGGCCTGCTGCTCGCTCGCGCCGGGGTCAAGGTCACGGTGTTCGAGAAGCACGCCGACTTCCTGCGCGACTTCCGCGGCGACACCGTCCATCCGGTCACCCTGCGCCTGCTGGAGGAACTGGGGCTGTACCAGGAGTTCGAGGCCATTCCGCACACCAGGATGGAGAGTGCCGAGTTCACGGTCGGCGGTCGCAAGGTCACCGTGGCCGACTTCGGACGGCTCAACCTGCCCCACCGCTATATGGCGTTGGTGCCGCAGTGGGACCTGCTCGATCTGCTCGCCGACGCCGCACAGCGCGAACCCACCTTCACACTGCGGCTGAGCACCAAGGTCACAGGCCTGCTGTGGGAGAACGGCGTGGTAGCCGGGGTCCGATATGAAGGCCCCGACGGAGCGGGCGAGCTGCGTGCCGACCTGACGGTGGCCTGCGACGGGCGCACCTCGGACGTGCGAAACGCAGCAGGACTGATCCCCAGGGAGTTCCCCGTCCCATTCGATGTCGGCTGGTTCCGCATCGACCGGATAGTCGAAGCCAAATATCAACTGATACCGCGTCTTTCACCAGACCTGGCGCTCATCCTGATCCCTCGCGAGGGCTACTTCCAGGCCGGCTGCTTCCTTCCGAAGGGCGGCGTGACGCAGTTGCACGCCCGCGGCTTCGACACGTTCCGTTCACAGGTGGCCGCACTGGTGCCCGAGGCCTCAGTCGATCGCCTCGCCTCATGGGACGACGTCAAGGTGCTTGACGTCCGGGTCAACCGCCTGCACCGCTGGCACCGTCCGGGTCTGCTGTGCATCGGCGACGCCGCCCACGCGATGTCGCCGGTGGGCGGGGTGGGCGTGAACCTGGCCATCGCGGACGCGGTCGCCACGGCGCGAATCCTGGCCGACCCGCTTCGACGCGGACGCGTGCGAGACGAGGACCTGCGGGCCGTACAGCGTCGTCGACAGATACCCGCGGTGGTCACCCAGGCCGTCCAACGCGCAATGCATCGCCGACTCGCCCCCGTCATCCTGTCCGGCAGGATCCCGCATCTGCCGCCCGCTGTCGAACGTGTCGCCGGGGCAGTGCTGTCGAGGTTCCCGGGACTGTCGAAGGTGCCCGCTTACCTTGTCGGCGTCGGACCTCTGCCGGAGCACGCGCCGGAGTTCGCACGCAGGAGCCCCATCGAACGAGATGACGACGAGCGCAGCACCCGCTAG
- a CDS encoding Fur family transcriptional regulator, with product MADGLEFTGKLRAAGLRVTRPRLAVLHAVSEYPHADTETVIRAARTHVPDVSHQTVYDALNALTAAGLIRRIQPSGSLARYETRVGDNHHHVVCRSCGTIADVDCAVGEAPCLTASEDRGFEIDEAEVIYWGLCPACSAVRSS from the coding sequence ATGGCTGACGGCCTCGAATTCACAGGTAAGTTGCGGGCGGCCGGACTCCGGGTCACCCGGCCTAGGCTCGCGGTGCTGCACGCGGTGAGCGAGTATCCCCACGCCGACACGGAGACCGTGATTCGGGCCGCACGCACCCATGTGCCCGATGTCTCGCACCAGACGGTGTACGACGCGCTCAACGCCCTGACCGCGGCGGGCCTGATCCGCCGCATCCAACCGAGCGGATCGCTCGCGCGTTACGAGACTCGAGTCGGCGACAACCACCACCACGTGGTGTGTCGCTCCTGCGGAACCATCGCCGACGTCGACTGCGCTGTCGGTGAGGCTCCGTGCCTGACGGCCTCCGAGGACCGGGGGTTCGAGATCGACGAGGCCGAGGTCATCTACTGGGGACT
- a CDS encoding HD domain-containing protein, with protein sequence MTTTSPWNLPDSDICSAARQLLFDAATPAIAGHCVRSHLFAREIAAAKGMRAGVDYDEEIVYLACLLHDLGITDIGAGAQRFEVDGADAAASFLRANGLSEDRVTTVWQSIALHTSVGLADRFGVEQSVSFFGISLDINGLDKGLLSPGFADRVHADWPRYDLGYAIADLIAEGSRSNPTKAPPFSFPAHLHEVLNGESVGFFDVIENSGWGDRPASRRLTS encoded by the coding sequence ATGACAACGACATCGCCGTGGAATCTTCCCGACTCCGACATATGTTCAGCCGCAAGGCAATTACTCTTCGACGCCGCCACCCCGGCGATCGCGGGCCACTGCGTGCGCAGCCACCTCTTCGCCCGCGAGATCGCCGCAGCCAAAGGGATGCGCGCGGGCGTCGACTACGACGAGGAGATCGTCTACCTCGCGTGCCTTCTGCATGACCTGGGGATCACCGATATCGGCGCGGGTGCTCAGCGCTTTGAGGTCGACGGGGCGGACGCCGCCGCATCGTTCCTGCGCGCCAACGGCCTGTCCGAGGACCGCGTGACAACGGTGTGGCAGTCGATCGCCCTGCACACGAGCGTCGGCCTCGCCGACCGCTTCGGCGTCGAGCAGTCCGTCTCATTCTTCGGCATCAGTCTCGACATCAACGGCCTGGACAAGGGACTGCTCTCGCCTGGATTCGCCGACCGAGTGCACGCGGATTGGCCCCGATACGACCTCGGCTACGCGATCGCCGACCTCATCGCCGAGGGCAGTCGATCCAATCCGACGAAAGCACCGCCGTTCTCGTTTCCCGCCCATCTGCACGAGGTGCTCAACGGCGAGTCGGTCGGGTTCTTCGACGTCATCGAGAACTCGGGGTGGGGCGATCGGCCCGCCTCCCGACGGCTGACCTCCTGA
- a CDS encoding DJ-1/PfpI family protein encodes MHAQIVLFDGFDPLDVIAPFEVLVAGSDAVGGELDVELVSAEGPRPVVSGSRGLTLQATDRLDPTKPGYVIVPGASGPTDGDPDEVATIPVLLARFGTTDAIPLMRQAMENPAITVATVCGGSLALAMAGLLEGRSATTHHLGVDVLAATGSVVVPARVVDDGDLVTAGGVTSGLDLALHLLERSYGPRVALAVETLFAYERRGTVWTNSGREPKAS; translated from the coding sequence ATGCACGCCCAGATTGTGTTGTTCGACGGATTCGATCCGCTCGACGTCATCGCCCCATTCGAAGTGCTCGTGGCCGGCAGCGACGCCGTCGGCGGCGAACTCGACGTCGAACTGGTGTCCGCCGAGGGCCCGCGTCCCGTCGTCAGCGGTTCCCGTGGACTCACCCTGCAGGCCACCGACCGCCTCGATCCGACGAAGCCCGGCTACGTGATCGTCCCCGGAGCGTCGGGACCCACCGACGGCGACCCGGATGAGGTCGCGACCATTCCGGTGCTGCTGGCGCGATTCGGCACCACGGATGCGATCCCGCTGATGCGGCAGGCGATGGAGAACCCTGCCATCACAGTGGCCACGGTGTGTGGCGGATCGCTTGCCCTGGCGATGGCCGGCCTACTCGAGGGCAGATCTGCCACCACTCACCATCTGGGCGTCGATGTGCTGGCGGCCACCGGATCCGTGGTGGTGCCCGCCCGCGTCGTCGACGACGGCGACCTCGTCACCGCAGGCGGCGTGACCTCAGGCCTGGACCTGGCCCTGCATCTGCTCGAGCGCAGCTATGGGCCCCGCGTCGCTCTCGCGGTCGAGACACTGTTCGCCTACGAGAGGCGGGGCACCGTCTGGACCAACAGCGGCCGCGAACCCAAGGCGTCATGA